A section of the Marinoscillum sp. 108 genome encodes:
- the nosZ gene encoding Sec-dependent nitrous-oxide reductase, producing MKTISVLSNVFIVGAFILITSCGQSGSNGKSALSSNVAEKVYIAPGERDEQYAFLSGGYSGNLTVYGLPSGRMFKEIPVFSQFPTSGYGYSEETKPMLNTSFGFVPWDDLHHPDISQTNGELDGRWIFANGNNTPRIARISLSTFETEEIIEVPNSAGNHSSSFITENTEYVVAGTRFSVPVPQRDIPISEYKSNFKGALTFISVEPEHGHMEIKFQLLMPGFNYDLSHPGRDKSHGWFFFSTYNTEEANTLLEVNASQNDKDFIAAVNWKMIEAYVNNGGGKKMSTRYAHNVYDESTHTATSTMNKEVLTVDPAEVPGAIYFLPTPKSPHGCDVDPTGQYIIGSGKLSADLTVHSFDKMLAAIKAEKFDGEAYGIPILNYQDVLAGTVSSGGLGPLHTEFDGRGNAYTTFFISSEVVKWKLGTWEVIDRKPTYYSVGHLMIPGGNSRKPHGKYLVAMNKITKDRYLPTGPEMEHSAQIYDITGEKMELLYDFPTHGEPHYAAGCNAELLVNNSKKIYRLDENNHPYAIKSPAEARVERTGNEVHIYMSTIRSHFTPDNIEGIKVGDKVYFHITNHEQDFDVPHGFSMIGQGTSEILIMPGQTKTSLWEPKRVGVWPFYCTDFCSALHQEMQGYVRVSPANSDLELSWSLDD from the coding sequence ATGAAAACTATATCAGTATTATCCAATGTCTTTATAGTTGGTGCCTTCATATTGATCACCTCATGTGGCCAATCGGGTAGCAATGGAAAAAGTGCCCTCAGCAGTAACGTAGCTGAGAAGGTGTACATAGCCCCGGGTGAAAGGGACGAGCAGTATGCCTTTTTGTCTGGTGGATACAGCGGCAACCTGACCGTGTATGGATTGCCATCGGGCAGAATGTTCAAGGAAATCCCTGTCTTTTCACAGTTTCCCACTTCCGGGTATGGGTATTCAGAAGAGACCAAACCCATGCTGAACACTTCGTTTGGTTTTGTACCCTGGGATGATTTGCACCATCCGGATATTTCACAGACTAATGGTGAGCTGGACGGCAGGTGGATTTTTGCCAATGGAAACAACACACCCCGAATTGCCAGGATCAGTCTCAGTACTTTTGAGACCGAGGAGATCATAGAAGTACCCAACAGTGCGGGTAACCATAGCTCCTCTTTTATCACTGAAAATACCGAGTATGTGGTGGCCGGAACACGTTTCTCTGTTCCGGTACCTCAAAGGGACATACCGATCAGTGAGTACAAGAGCAATTTCAAAGGGGCATTGACCTTTATATCAGTTGAGCCGGAGCATGGGCACATGGAGATAAAATTTCAACTCTTAATGCCGGGATTTAATTACGATTTATCTCACCCGGGAAGAGACAAATCTCACGGTTGGTTTTTCTTTTCTACTTACAACACAGAGGAAGCAAACACCCTGTTGGAAGTAAACGCCTCGCAAAATGACAAGGACTTCATAGCGGCGGTGAACTGGAAAATGATAGAAGCATATGTGAACAACGGAGGAGGAAAGAAAATGTCTACCAGGTATGCCCACAATGTGTATGATGAATCTACACACACGGCTACTTCTACCATGAATAAGGAGGTACTGACCGTAGACCCCGCAGAAGTACCGGGAGCGATCTATTTTTTACCAACCCCAAAATCACCACATGGATGTGATGTGGACCCTACTGGCCAGTACATTATTGGCTCGGGTAAGCTTTCAGCGGATCTTACTGTTCACTCTTTTGATAAAATGCTCGCGGCTATCAAAGCTGAAAAGTTTGATGGAGAAGCATATGGCATCCCGATTTTGAATTACCAGGATGTGCTGGCTGGTACCGTAAGCAGCGGAGGCCTGGGGCCATTGCACACAGAGTTTGATGGTCGGGGCAACGCCTATACTACCTTCTTTATTTCTTCAGAAGTGGTGAAATGGAAATTGGGAACCTGGGAGGTCATAGACAGAAAGCCTACCTACTACTCTGTGGGGCACCTGATGATTCCTGGAGGAAACTCCCGAAAGCCACATGGCAAGTACCTGGTGGCGATGAACAAAATCACCAAAGATCGATACCTTCCAACGGGTCCTGAAATGGAACACTCTGCGCAGATATATGACATCACCGGGGAAAAAATGGAGCTGCTGTATGATTTTCCGACTCACGGTGAGCCTCACTATGCGGCAGGTTGTAATGCTGAGCTTTTGGTGAACAACTCCAAAAAGATCTATCGATTGGATGAAAACAATCACCCTTACGCTATAAAGAGCCCTGCTGAAGCCAGGGTGGAAAGAACCGGAAACGAGGTGCACATTTACATGTCTACCATCAGAAGTCACTTTACACCTGACAATATAGAAGGCATCAAAGTAGGTGACAAGGTCTACTTCCACATCACCAACCACGAGCAGGACTTTGATGTGCCACATGGTTTTTCTATGATCGGTCAGGGTACATCTGAAATACTGATCATGCCTGGTCAAACCAAAACCTCGCTTTGGGAGCCTAAGCGTGTGGGTGTATGGCCGTTCTATTGTACGGACTTTTGCTCCGCACTGCATCAGGAAATGCAAGGCTACGTGCGTGTTTCTCCGGCAAATTCCGATCTCGAGTTAAGCTGGTCTTTAGATGATTGA
- a CDS encoding nitrous oxide reductase accessory protein NosL encodes MIRSFFLLIYLMSTVVFAQSVNIDQDLCKHCGMLIRDRSFVALAVDADHRTQTFDAIECLVNYLKVHDEASFSQLLVTDYSRSNGWIEAKDAFYIKSSAIPSPMGAYLSAYSNLQEVQNIQTQMGGDIFTWTELLRQFEGSRFGVINHPDHHDRGDAYGPIGVMGDHVHHQGGWMVSVRSMFMQMSGNQTGTKSVSNEEVYTQYHAAPQQMRMSMYMLGVMYAPTDRLTLAMMQPLIWREMDMNAMNHQAMPMSEMSYQTRSFGLGDLKLSALYSLIAKTGSSFHLNIGISLPTGSYDQSDNTPMSDNMKLPYAMQIGSGTTDLNLGATYKVAFEKVGLGVQPMALLRIGENRSSYRLGNQYGLNSWFVYTPDNWLGLVGRTELILRHKISGIDSDLNPMMAPPSNVENSGSEQVNVFAGVNVGFPASVTSLKNVKLGMELGTPIYRSVRGIQMTESFTINSGIRYMF; translated from the coding sequence ATGATTCGCTCCTTCTTTTTACTGATATATCTGATGAGCACTGTGGTCTTTGCTCAAAGCGTGAACATTGATCAGGATTTGTGCAAACACTGCGGCATGTTGATCCGGGACCGAAGCTTTGTTGCACTCGCTGTGGATGCTGATCATCGAACACAAACCTTTGATGCGATCGAATGCCTGGTGAATTATTTGAAAGTGCATGATGAAGCGTCTTTCAGCCAGCTTTTGGTTACGGACTACTCCAGATCCAATGGGTGGATAGAGGCAAAGGATGCTTTTTATATAAAAAGTAGTGCCATACCAAGCCCAATGGGTGCTTACCTGTCTGCTTATTCGAATTTGCAGGAGGTCCAAAACATCCAGACACAGATGGGAGGGGATATTTTCACCTGGACCGAGCTCTTACGGCAGTTTGAAGGTTCGCGATTTGGAGTGATCAATCACCCAGACCACCATGATCGGGGAGATGCATACGGTCCCATCGGTGTTATGGGCGACCATGTGCATCATCAAGGTGGCTGGATGGTCAGTGTGCGCTCCATGTTTATGCAAATGAGTGGAAACCAGACAGGAACGAAATCAGTCAGCAATGAGGAGGTTTATACTCAGTACCACGCCGCCCCTCAGCAAATGAGGATGAGCATGTACATGCTAGGTGTGATGTATGCCCCCACCGATCGGCTGACCCTCGCCATGATGCAACCATTGATCTGGCGTGAGATGGACATGAATGCCATGAACCATCAGGCAATGCCTATGTCAGAAATGAGCTATCAAACCAGGAGTTTCGGGTTGGGCGACCTGAAACTGTCAGCCCTTTACAGCCTGATTGCCAAGACTGGTTCATCGTTTCACCTCAATATTGGGATAAGCTTACCAACAGGGTCTTATGATCAATCGGATAACACGCCAATGTCCGACAATATGAAGCTCCCCTATGCCATGCAAATTGGCTCAGGAACCACCGATTTGAATCTTGGTGCTACTTATAAAGTGGCGTTTGAAAAGGTAGGTTTGGGTGTTCAGCCTATGGCCTTGCTGAGAATCGGAGAAAACAGATCCTCCTACCGGCTGGGCAATCAGTATGGTCTGAACAGCTGGTTTGTTTATACTCCGGATAATTGGTTGGGTTTGGTGGGCCGGACGGAGCTTATTCTCCGGCACAAGATATCCGGGATAGATTCAGATCTAAATCCGATGATGGCTCCACCCTCCAATGTGGAGAATTCCGGCAGTGAACAGGTCAATGTTTTCGCAGGAGTTAACGTTGGTTTTCCAGCGTCGGTCACCTCTTTAAAAAACGTAAAATTGGGAATGGAACTGGGAACCCCGATTTATAGAAGTGTTCGGGGGATTCAAATGACCGAATCCTTCACCATCAATTCAGGAATCAGATACATGTTTTAA
- a CDS encoding kelch repeat-containing protein: MNHLVLLLLSVISIQTNPTQGLRFKDNTHPIDERTSYNVFNDQSVEFSGHFSIEFDLSLYSTHQIGYILRIKDAKNSTIYNLFFEEQNDDLVFKFNEEGVSSLVTARLDKDILNKARWIHVGISFNLQQNQLKLSIQDQIHTIEKLDLPDTYHPTVIFGKSDYIIEVPSFAIRDLSIGDGNKYTFQLSEGRGKAVHDEEGNAIGWVENPDWLINDAYFWRLKHSFKSRAVAGSCHNPTNNEIYYFNKDTLFQYNTKTDRANVIVLKNECPINFTTGTSFIDAENNKLYVYEVYTNTNEPSVASLDLTSFEWKTESYDKLQKRLFHHGRFFDAKRDRFVLFGGFGDKRYSNSFYSYSTTTNDWEEILTDLEGDFISPRYFASISYVEQEQSIYIFGGMGNKSGDQIVGRKYMHDLYEVNLETKKTSKLWDIPWDNIEMVPVRSMVIMDSSFYTLCYPEHYTDSFLKLYQYSLQDGVFNILGDSIPIHSDKMNTNANIYYSSSEQTLYALVQEFEDDDIASQLKIYSIAFPAVTVDKLMTQVKSDSSVATKLITLLLSMLFIVVLGYLLLKKRAKSIKQRGSREMSEKGTSPTDEHKPNSIFLFGNFTVFDRSGKDISYMFSSRLTEMFCLILQHSVKEGINSKNLSNMLWPDKEGEKLKNSRGVTINNLRKVLSELDGIELIYENGYYRLTHTPELHCDYINFVEILSSNKLAEHQESFAQIVSRGKFLNNLNEPIFDSFKTSTERKLEPILIVEIEKSYSSGLFLMSIALSKALFEIDPLSDVALEYQIKSLQNMERRDEALIKYNEFLIRYRKVMKQDYPKQFKI, encoded by the coding sequence ATGAATCATTTAGTCCTTTTACTTCTATCGGTAATTTCTATCCAAACCAATCCTACACAGGGATTGAGGTTCAAGGACAATACCCACCCGATCGATGAGCGGACTTCCTATAATGTCTTCAATGATCAATCCGTAGAATTTTCAGGTCATTTTTCCATAGAGTTTGATCTATCACTCTACTCTACTCATCAGATAGGCTATATCCTCCGCATCAAAGACGCCAAAAACAGTACGATTTACAACCTCTTCTTTGAAGAGCAGAATGATGACCTTGTTTTCAAGTTTAATGAAGAAGGGGTAAGCAGTCTTGTTACTGCAAGACTTGACAAAGACATTTTAAATAAGGCCAGATGGATTCATGTAGGGATATCATTTAATCTTCAACAAAACCAGCTGAAGCTATCCATACAGGATCAAATCCATACCATCGAGAAATTAGATCTGCCGGATACCTACCACCCTACAGTGATCTTTGGTAAAAGTGACTACATCATAGAAGTGCCTTCTTTCGCCATCAGAGACCTCTCCATAGGAGATGGCAACAAATACACATTTCAGTTAAGCGAAGGTCGTGGCAAAGCTGTGCATGATGAGGAGGGTAATGCCATCGGATGGGTAGAAAATCCGGATTGGCTGATCAACGATGCCTATTTCTGGCGTCTAAAGCATTCATTCAAATCCAGGGCAGTAGCCGGATCGTGTCATAACCCTACTAATAATGAAATTTATTACTTCAATAAAGACACCTTATTCCAATACAATACCAAAACGGACAGGGCCAATGTCATCGTCCTCAAAAATGAATGTCCAATCAACTTTACCACTGGCACCAGCTTCATTGATGCTGAAAACAATAAATTATATGTGTATGAGGTGTATACCAACACCAACGAGCCCTCAGTGGCAAGTCTCGATCTAACCAGCTTCGAATGGAAAACAGAAAGCTATGACAAACTTCAAAAGAGGTTATTTCATCATGGGCGTTTCTTCGACGCTAAGCGTGATCGATTTGTGCTTTTCGGAGGGTTTGGGGACAAACGTTATAGCAACTCTTTTTATAGCTACAGCACGACCACCAATGACTGGGAGGAAATTCTAACTGATCTGGAAGGAGATTTTATTTCCCCACGATACTTTGCCAGTATTAGCTATGTGGAGCAGGAACAGTCCATATACATCTTTGGAGGCATGGGCAATAAATCCGGGGACCAGATTGTGGGTAGGAAATACATGCATGACCTCTATGAGGTGAACCTGGAAACAAAGAAAACATCGAAACTCTGGGATATTCCCTGGGATAATATAGAAATGGTGCCTGTACGAAGTATGGTGATTATGGACTCCAGCTTCTACACCTTATGCTATCCGGAGCATTATACAGATTCATTTCTCAAGCTTTATCAGTACTCATTACAAGATGGGGTCTTCAATATTCTGGGAGATTCTATCCCGATCCACTCGGATAAAATGAATACCAATGCCAACATATATTATAGCAGCAGTGAGCAAACACTTTACGCACTGGTACAGGAATTTGAAGATGATGATATTGCTTCACAGCTGAAAATCTACTCCATCGCGTTTCCCGCCGTGACAGTGGACAAACTGATGACTCAGGTGAAATCAGATAGTTCCGTGGCCACGAAGCTGATCACCCTTTTGCTCAGTATGCTATTCATCGTGGTATTGGGCTACCTTCTATTGAAGAAAAGAGCAAAGTCCATAAAACAGAGAGGGTCTCGGGAGATGTCGGAGAAAGGAACCTCCCCCACTGATGAGCATAAACCCAATTCAATATTCCTGTTTGGTAATTTCACGGTTTTTGATAGAAGTGGTAAGGATATCAGCTACATGTTTAGCTCCCGACTAACAGAAATGTTTTGCCTCATACTCCAACATAGTGTGAAAGAGGGTATCAATTCAAAAAACCTGAGCAACATGCTCTGGCCAGACAAGGAGGGTGAGAAGTTGAAGAATTCACGAGGTGTGACCATCAACAATTTGAGAAAAGTGCTCTCGGAACTAGATGGTATAGAATTGATCTATGAAAATGGATACTACCGACTCACACATACTCCAGAACTACACTGTGACTATATCAATTTTGTGGAAATCCTCTCCTCCAATAAGTTAGCCGAACATCAGGAGTCTTTTGCCCAAATCGTTTCTCGCGGTAAGTTCTTAAACAACCTTAATGAACCAATATTTGATTCATTTAAGACATCTACCGAAAGAAAATTGGAACCAATCCTGATTGTGGAGATCGAAAAAAGCTATTCTTCCGGGTTATTCCTGATGAGCATCGCCTTATCCAAGGCTTTGTTTGAAATAGACCCACTAAGCGATGTGGCCCTGGAGTATCAAATAAAGTCCCTACAAAACATGGAAAGAAGAGATGAGGCCTTAATCAAGTATAACGAATTCCTCATCAGATACAGAAAAGTAATGAAGCAGGATTATCCTAAACAATTCAAAATCTGA
- a CDS encoding ABC transporter ATP-binding protein has protein sequence MITVTNIRKSFGNLQVLKNLNFEISKGGIVAILGPNGSGKTTFLKILLGMVIPDGGHIFYQQKDIAGSHAYRKHIGYLPQIARFPDNLKVREILEMIADIRNEPASPEPLIELFGMEKFMEKKLGDLSGGTRQKVNIVLTFMFDSPVIILDEPTAGLDPVSLIRLKELINKEKSKGKLILITSHIMSLVEELADEVVFLLEGNIYFKGTVTDLKSKTDSVDLEHAIARILEP, from the coding sequence ATGATTACAGTGACCAATATTAGGAAGTCCTTCGGTAACCTTCAGGTACTGAAAAACCTCAACTTTGAGATCAGCAAAGGCGGGATAGTTGCAATCCTGGGTCCGAATGGCTCTGGAAAAACCACATTTTTAAAGATTTTGCTTGGCATGGTGATTCCTGACGGTGGCCATATCTTTTATCAGCAAAAAGATATAGCCGGGTCTCATGCATACAGAAAGCATATTGGTTATCTGCCGCAGATTGCTCGTTTCCCGGATAACCTGAAGGTAAGAGAGATACTGGAGATGATCGCTGACATTCGCAACGAACCCGCCAGCCCGGAGCCACTCATTGAACTCTTTGGGATGGAGAAATTTATGGAGAAGAAACTGGGAGATCTGTCCGGAGGTACCAGGCAGAAGGTCAATATCGTATTGACCTTTATGTTTGACAGCCCGGTGATCATACTGGATGAACCCACAGCAGGCCTTGATCCGGTCTCACTGATCCGGTTGAAGGAACTCATCAATAAGGAAAAGTCAAAGGGTAAGCTCATTTTGATCACTTCTCACATCATGAGCCTGGTAGAAGAACTTGCCGACGAAGTGGTGTTTTTACTAGAGGGCAATATCTACTTCAAAGGGACCGTCACAGACCTGAAGTCCAAAACTGACAGTGTAGATTTAGAACACGCGATAGCGAGAATTCTGGAACCATGA
- a CDS encoding nitrous oxide reductase accessory protein NosL has translation MKKASILMIIGSVMLLGLFVFPMWNIRLGAPQYPEPLGIDIYVNGLQGESEFDIQNIDGLNHYIGMKTLPKPEEMWEFSVFPKVVMAMASLGVLIGLLGFLGKIRPIWFLIWFLTMSALGALGIYDFNLWLVAYGTDLDPNAILKLVNPDGTPMQYNPPLIGHKKLLNFDAFSYPRLGGILLGIGMTLAAVAYFVGKKSKSKRYLAALKNSALVVLIFLVSQLLSSCQPGPEPIHYGQDACDFCRMTIVDKQHAAQMVTEKGRVYKYDAIECMLNDLKDWDRPAIQYHLVADYQNPGKLTDAIKASYLISDKIPSPMGAYLSAFSTTQSRDKTHHSVGGQTLEWTQLQNQFEISN, from the coding sequence ATGAAGAAGGCAAGCATATTAATGATTATTGGAAGCGTGATGTTGTTGGGGCTATTCGTTTTTCCCATGTGGAACATCCGGCTGGGAGCACCACAGTATCCTGAACCGCTGGGCATAGATATTTATGTCAACGGACTCCAGGGTGAAAGTGAGTTTGACATCCAGAACATTGATGGTCTTAATCACTATATAGGCATGAAGACACTGCCTAAACCTGAAGAGATGTGGGAGTTTTCGGTTTTTCCCAAAGTGGTGATGGCCATGGCTTCTCTGGGGGTATTGATAGGGCTGCTGGGCTTCCTTGGAAAAATAAGACCGATATGGTTTCTCATCTGGTTTCTCACTATGAGTGCGTTGGGAGCCCTTGGTATCTACGATTTCAACCTGTGGCTGGTGGCATACGGTACGGACCTGGATCCCAATGCGATCTTAAAACTGGTCAATCCGGATGGAACACCCATGCAATACAATCCACCGCTCATTGGACATAAGAAGTTGCTCAATTTCGATGCTTTTTCTTATCCGAGGCTCGGGGGTATCCTACTGGGAATAGGCATGACGCTAGCGGCTGTGGCTTACTTTGTAGGGAAAAAGTCAAAGTCTAAGCGCTATTTGGCGGCTCTGAAAAACTCGGCATTGGTCGTGTTGATTTTTCTCGTTTCGCAATTGCTCAGTTCTTGCCAACCGGGCCCTGAGCCTATTCATTACGGACAGGATGCTTGTGATTTTTGCAGGATGACCATTGTGGACAAACAGCACGCTGCACAAATGGTGACTGAGAAAGGGCGTGTATATAAGTATGATGCCATAGAGTGTATGCTGAATGATCTGAAGGATTGGGACCGACCGGCCATACAATATCACCTCGTGGCTGACTACCAGAATCCTGGCAAGCTCACCGATGCTATAAAAGCCAGTTACCTCATTAGTGATAAGATTCCAAGTCCGATGGGAGCCTACCTGAGTGCTTTCTCGACCACCCAATCCAGGGATAAAACTCATCATTCAGTTGGTGGACAGACCCTGGAATGGACCCAACTCCAAAACCAATTCGAAATATCAAATTGA
- a CDS encoding nitrous oxide reductase family maturation protein NosD: MRLERCIMLIILFTSLVSRASVTSVCGDCAITSVAEAVRHARAKDTVRVQRGTYVCKNLTIDKPITLIGDSGAILDGANESYVLRLLADSIVVYGFTITNSGRSYTKDFAAIYAYNTSGIWIENNQVSQSFFGILIEKSTGGTIRGNKVTGTATQEDQSGNGIHLWNCDHMQIESNEVKGMRDGIYLEFVDESYVTDNKTHFNVRYGLHFMFSNHDEYRGNTFQHNGAGVAVMFSKWIRMEQNRFMDNWGTASYGLLLKEIYDGEVRNNTFQENTIGVYVDGSARVTYSGNTFRQNGWAVKVSGGCYANAFTANNFIGNSFDVSYNSKMNDNTFNGNFWSAYSGYDLDKDGSGDVPYRPVKLFSYVVNRTPETIVLLRSLFVDIINFSEKVSPAFTPADLVDQTPSMRIFR; the protein is encoded by the coding sequence ATGAGACTAGAACGTTGTATCATGCTAATTATCCTATTCACTTCTCTGGTGAGCCGTGCGTCTGTTACGTCGGTTTGTGGTGATTGTGCCATTACCAGTGTAGCGGAGGCAGTAAGGCATGCCAGGGCAAAAGATACGGTGAGGGTTCAGCGCGGGACATACGTTTGCAAAAACCTGACCATCGATAAACCCATTACGTTGATTGGGGATTCGGGAGCCATCCTTGATGGAGCCAATGAAAGTTATGTACTCAGGTTATTGGCTGATAGCATTGTGGTGTATGGTTTTACCATCACCAATTCAGGAAGGAGTTACACCAAGGACTTTGCTGCGATTTATGCTTATAATACCTCGGGTATTTGGATCGAAAATAATCAGGTGAGCCAGTCATTTTTTGGGATACTGATAGAAAAATCAACTGGAGGAACCATACGAGGAAACAAAGTGACAGGAACGGCCACTCAGGAAGATCAGTCCGGCAATGGAATTCATCTTTGGAATTGTGATCACATGCAAATCGAGTCAAACGAAGTAAAAGGGATGCGGGATGGGATTTATCTGGAGTTTGTAGATGAGAGCTATGTGACTGATAACAAAACACACTTCAATGTTCGGTATGGTTTGCACTTTATGTTCTCAAATCATGATGAGTATAGGGGCAACACTTTTCAGCACAATGGGGCAGGTGTAGCGGTGATGTTTTCCAAATGGATCAGAATGGAGCAAAACAGGTTCATGGATAACTGGGGAACCGCCTCGTACGGACTGTTGCTCAAGGAGATTTATGATGGGGAAGTACGGAACAACACCTTTCAGGAAAATACCATTGGGGTATATGTGGATGGATCAGCTAGAGTAACGTACTCGGGCAATACCTTTAGGCAGAATGGTTGGGCAGTAAAAGTGTCCGGGGGCTGCTATGCCAATGCATTTACTGCCAACAACTTTATTGGCAACTCCTTTGATGTGTCGTACAACTCCAAAATGAATGACAATACCTTCAATGGTAACTTTTGGAGTGCCTACAGCGGCTATGATCTGGACAAAGACGGGAGTGGAGATGTGCCGTACCGTCCCGTGAAGCTATTCTCTTATGTGGTGAATAGAACTCCGGAGACCATAGTGCTGCTCAGAAGTCTTTTTGTGGACATCATCAATTTTTCGGAAAAAGTCTCTCCGGCTTTTACACCCGCCGACCTGGTAGATCAGACACCTTCAATGCGAATATTCAGATGA
- a CDS encoding ABC transporter permease subunit — MIKILKYSFSDLTRSRWSFIYLAFYLLLGSVLLFLNNDLSKGIITLMNVIVVLTPMIGTIFGVMYFYNSREFTELLLAQPVKRSVIFLGQYLGISISLSLSLVLGLGLPFLAYGLFRSGEIANFILLITSGTLLTFIFVALSICIALFNSNKIKGFGYAILMWLFFAVIYDGLVLLSMMVFAEYPLDNFALIASFLNPIDLSRIMILLKLDISALLGYTGALFQRFFGTSLGLIASWCMLLIWTIVPTVLLIRKAQRKNF; from the coding sequence ATGATCAAGATTTTAAAATATAGTTTTTCTGATTTGACGCGGAGTAGGTGGAGTTTTATATACCTGGCTTTTTACCTGCTGCTGGGGTCTGTGCTTCTGTTTCTGAACAACGACCTGTCCAAAGGCATCATTACCTTGATGAATGTGATAGTGGTGCTCACACCCATGATTGGGACCATTTTTGGGGTGATGTATTTTTACAATTCCAGAGAGTTTACAGAGCTTTTACTTGCCCAACCTGTGAAGCGTTCGGTGATCTTTCTGGGGCAGTATTTGGGTATATCCATTTCATTGTCACTAAGCCTTGTCCTAGGGTTGGGTCTTCCTTTTCTGGCCTACGGTCTTTTTCGCTCTGGCGAAATAGCCAATTTTATCCTATTGATCACTTCTGGTACTTTGTTGACCTTCATCTTCGTGGCCCTTTCTATCTGTATTGCTTTGTTCAATTCTAACAAGATTAAGGGCTTTGGCTACGCCATACTGATGTGGTTGTTTTTTGCGGTGATTTATGATGGTCTGGTGCTCTTGTCCATGATGGTGTTTGCAGAGTATCCTCTAGATAATTTTGCTTTGATTGCGAGCTTTCTGAATCCAATTGATTTGTCCAGAATCATGATCTTGTTGAAGTTGGATATTTCAGCCTTGCTGGGTTATACGGGAGCTTTGTTTCAGCGATTTTTTGGCACCAGTTTGGGGTTGATTGCTTCCTGGTGTATGCTTTTGATTTGGACCATCGTTCCTACGGTTCTCCTGATCAGAAAAGCTCAGAGGAAGAATTTCTAA